In the genome of Bacillus sp. S3, one region contains:
- the upp gene encoding uracil phosphoribosyltransferase, whose product MAKVYVFDHPLIQHKLTYIRDINTGTKEFRELVDEVATLMAFEITRDMPLEDIEIETPVCKTKSKVLSGKKIGLVPILRAGIGMVDGVLKLMPAAKVGHVGLYRDPETLKPVEYYVKLPTDVEERDFIVVDPMLATGGSAIDAIHALKRRGAKHIKFMCLIAAPEGVEAVKAEHPDVDIYIAALDEKLNDHGYIVPGLGDAGDRLFGTK is encoded by the coding sequence GTGGCAAAAGTATACGTCTTCGACCATCCACTAATCCAACACAAGCTGACTTACATACGTGATATAAATACGGGAACGAAGGAGTTCCGCGAGCTCGTTGACGAAGTGGCAACATTGATGGCGTTTGAAATCACAAGGGATATGCCGCTTGAAGATATCGAGATTGAAACACCGGTATGCAAGACAAAATCGAAGGTGTTGTCAGGGAAGAAAATTGGCTTGGTACCAATTTTACGGGCAGGGATCGGCATGGTTGATGGAGTGTTGAAGCTCATGCCGGCGGCGAAGGTAGGCCACGTCGGCTTATACCGTGACCCGGAAACCTTAAAGCCGGTGGAATACTATGTGAAGCTTCCAACGGATGTGGAGGAGCGCGATTTTATCGTGGTCGATCCGATGCTGGCAACAGGCGGTTCCGCGATTGATGCGATTCATGCCTTGAAAAGGCGCGGCGCGAAGCATATCAAATTCATGTGCTTGATTGCCGCACCAGAGGGCGTTGAAGCAGTAAAGGCCGAGCATCCGGATGTCGATATTTACATCGCTGCCTTGGATGAGAAATTGAATGACCATGGCTACATCGTACCGGGCCTAGGCGATGCCGGCGACCGGTTATTTGGAACGAAATAG
- a CDS encoding S8 family serine peptidase, producing MKLLLAILLAIQTPKILVHPPIHTPDVAIVVLEKQQTEQEIQQLLSPYKDVKLRRVFQEAIDGFSIEGSPEAIARLAKQKHILNVSPVNQYQVQTEESVKIIGGEEVRGFFDQKNERLTGKGVTVGVIDTGVDYTHPDLQRNYAGGHDLVDNDRDPMETLAKGKATIHGTHVAGIIAANGKIKGVAPEAKIVAYRALGPGGGGTTEQVLAAIDQAIKDKVDIVNLSLGNSINGPDLPISLALNRAVDKGVVAVAASGNSGPNIWTVGSPGTASKAISVGASTPTMAIPSLLIEGTREKIQLQPMEGSDQWAIDRSLELVDGGIGRKSELKQVQGKIVLMQRGTLTFSEKAKNALEAGAKAVLIYNNMSGGFMGNLDHQMNIPVSSLSKSDGVILQKELKKRSVTARVSVRAERDRLADFSSRGPVTGTWEIKPDLVAPGVAIHSTIPGGYLSLQGTSMAAPHVAGACALIKQAHPDWTPEQIKAALMNTAKPLVNGTPGEGAGNSNRTAGNSDGNPAFVNRNSAASSFYRTYEQGAGRIQVNEAIQATSLVSPSSIRFGKYTGTGGSHKVQLHVENTGDKAQRYSFSIPKRTDGLTWRFPLSFTLEPKQSKEMTVELMVDPLVFKGKIHDGFLQLQAGAKTIQIPYLYVLEEPGYPRVMGFDFQPGDRPGEYRYEVYLPGGAEEFGIALFHPEDYRFVGFLDTLTNVKKGMLRQTLAAEKLPAEGRYLVKVFAKMAGKEDFIETMIMIEGKTE from the coding sequence ATGAAATTACTGCTTGCCATTCTTCTCGCAATTCAAACGCCCAAAATACTGGTCCACCCGCCGATTCATACGCCTGATGTCGCGATTGTTGTCCTCGAAAAGCAGCAGACAGAACAGGAAATCCAACAGCTCCTCTCCCCCTATAAAGATGTGAAGCTGCGCCGGGTGTTCCAGGAGGCGATTGATGGCTTTTCGATTGAAGGCAGCCCGGAAGCAATCGCGCGGCTCGCCAAGCAAAAGCACATTCTCAACGTCTCGCCGGTTAACCAATACCAGGTGCAAACAGAGGAAAGTGTTAAAATCATTGGCGGAGAAGAGGTCCGCGGTTTTTTTGATCAAAAAAATGAACGGCTTACCGGGAAGGGCGTGACGGTTGGGGTTATCGATACCGGCGTCGATTATACCCATCCCGACCTGCAAAGGAATTATGCCGGCGGCCATGACCTTGTCGATAACGACCGCGATCCGATGGAAACTCTTGCTAAAGGAAAGGCGACCATTCATGGCACCCATGTCGCCGGCATCATTGCGGCGAATGGAAAAATAAAAGGCGTTGCACCGGAGGCCAAAATTGTCGCCTACCGCGCACTAGGTCCCGGCGGCGGTGGAACAACCGAGCAGGTGCTCGCGGCCATTGACCAGGCCATTAAAGACAAGGTTGATATTGTCAATTTGTCACTTGGGAATAGTATTAACGGGCCGGACCTGCCGATCAGCCTTGCCCTCAACCGTGCTGTCGATAAAGGAGTGGTCGCGGTGGCGGCTTCCGGCAATTCCGGGCCGAATATCTGGACAGTCGGCTCACCCGGCACAGCCTCGAAGGCCATTTCCGTCGGCGCCTCCACCCCGACGATGGCAATTCCCTCATTATTAATAGAAGGAACGCGGGAAAAAATTCAGCTCCAGCCGATGGAAGGCTCTGATCAATGGGCGATTGACCGCTCTCTGGAGCTGGTGGATGGCGGCATCGGCAGGAAAAGTGAGCTAAAGCAGGTTCAAGGGAAAATCGTGCTGATGCAAAGGGGAACATTGACCTTTTCGGAAAAGGCGAAAAATGCACTGGAAGCGGGCGCTAAAGCGGTGCTGATCTACAATAATATGAGCGGCGGGTTCATGGGAAACCTCGATCACCAAATGAACATCCCTGTTAGCTCGCTCTCGAAGAGTGACGGAGTGATTTTACAAAAAGAATTAAAAAAGCGAAGTGTGACGGCACGGGTCTCGGTGCGCGCGGAGCGGGACCGGCTTGCGGATTTTAGTTCGCGGGGGCCGGTGACGGGGACGTGGGAGATTAAGCCGGACCTTGTGGCGCCGGGGGTGGCGATTCATTCGACGATTCCGGGCGGATACTTGAGTCTGCAGGGGACGAGTATGGCGGCGCCGCATGTGGCGGGTGCGTGTGCGCTGATCAAGCAGGCCCATCCGGATTGGACGCCGGAGCAGATTAAGGCGGCGTTGATGAATACGGCGAAACCGCTGGTGAACGGCACTCCTGGCGAGGGGGCGGGGAATTCGAACCGTACGGCTGGTAATTCCGACGGCAATCCCGCTTTTGTGAACAGGAACAGCGCCGCGTCGTCGTTTTACCGCACGTATGAGCAGGGTGCCGGGAGAATCCAGGTGAACGAGGCGATACAAGCGACATCGCTTGTGTCGCCGAGCAGTATCCGGTTTGGCAAGTATACCGGTACGGGTGGCAGTCATAAAGTACAGTTGCATGTTGAAAATACGGGTGATAAAGCGCAGCGGTATTCTTTTTCGATTCCGAAACGGACGGATGGGCTCACGTGGCGGTTCCCGCTATCGTTTACTTTGGAACCGAAGCAGTCAAAGGAGATGACGGTGGAGCTTATGGTCGATCCCCTTGTTTTTAAGGGCAAGATTCATGACGGCTTTTTACAATTACAGGCTGGTGCGAAGACGATTCAGATTCCGTATTTGTATGTACTTGAGGAGCCGGGGTATCCACGGGTGATGGGATTTGATTTTCAGCCGGGGGACAGGCCGGGTGAGTATCGCTATGAGGTGTATTTACCAGGCGGGGCGGAGGAATTTGGCATCGCTTTGTTTCATCCGGAGGATTATCGTTTTGTCGGCTTTTTGGACACGTTAACAAATGTGAAAAAGGGGATGCTCCGCCAGACCCTTGCTGCTGAGAAGCTGCCGGCTGAAGGCAGGTATCTCGTGAAGGTTTTTGCTAAAATGGCTGGTAAGGAAGATTTTATTGAAACGATGATTATGATTGAAGGGAAAACGGAGTAA
- the glyA gene encoding serine hydroxymethyltransferase: MKHLSQADELVFKAIQKELGRQRSKIELIASENFVSEAVMEAQGSVLTNKYAEGYPGRRYYGGCEYVDIVEDLARDRAKEIFGAEYVNVQPHSGAQANMAVYFTILEQGDTVLGMNLSHGGHLTHGSPVNFSGIQYNFVEYGVDETTHRINYEDVREKALTHKPKLIVAGASAYPREIDFAKFREIADEVGAYFMVDMAHIAGLVAAGLHPNPVPYAHFVTTTTHKTLRGPRGGMILCKEEFGKKIDKSIFPGIQGGPLMHVIAAKAVAFGEALQDDFKVYAGHIIDNAKRLAEGLQKEGLKLVSGGTDNHLLLVDVTPLGLTGKVAEKVLDEVGITVNKNTIPYETLSPFVTSGVRIGTAAVTSRGFGLEDMDEIASIIAFTLKNHEDEAKLEEARGRVEALTSKFTLYPEY, translated from the coding sequence ATGAAGCATTTGTCTCAAGCGGACGAGCTCGTTTTTAAAGCGATTCAGAAAGAATTAGGTCGTCAGCGCTCGAAAATCGAATTGATTGCCTCAGAGAACTTTGTCAGTGAAGCAGTAATGGAAGCACAAGGATCTGTGTTAACCAATAAATATGCAGAAGGCTATCCAGGACGCCGTTATTATGGCGGCTGTGAATATGTCGATATCGTTGAAGACCTCGCTCGCGACCGTGCGAAGGAAATTTTCGGTGCGGAATATGTGAACGTGCAGCCGCATTCAGGGGCACAAGCAAATATGGCTGTCTACTTCACCATCCTTGAGCAAGGCGATACCGTTCTCGGTATGAACCTCTCCCATGGCGGCCATTTAACACACGGCAGCCCAGTCAACTTCAGCGGTATTCAATATAACTTTGTTGAATATGGTGTCGATGAAACGACCCACCGCATTAATTATGAAGATGTTCGCGAAAAAGCACTCACACACAAGCCGAAGTTAATCGTTGCAGGTGCCAGCGCCTACCCGCGTGAAATTGATTTTGCGAAATTCCGCGAAATTGCAGATGAAGTCGGTGCCTACTTTATGGTCGATATGGCACACATCGCTGGACTTGTTGCGGCTGGACTGCATCCAAATCCAGTACCATATGCACATTTTGTCACAACAACAACACATAAAACATTGCGCGGTCCTCGCGGCGGGATGATCCTGTGTAAAGAGGAATTCGGCAAGAAAATTGATAAATCGATCTTCCCTGGTATTCAAGGCGGTCCATTAATGCACGTGATTGCTGCAAAAGCAGTTGCCTTTGGTGAAGCATTGCAGGATGACTTTAAAGTATATGCCGGGCATATTATTGACAATGCCAAGCGCCTTGCAGAAGGTTTGCAAAAAGAAGGACTTAAGCTTGTTTCCGGCGGAACGGACAACCACTTATTGCTTGTGGATGTAACGCCGCTTGGCCTTACAGGAAAAGTGGCTGAGAAGGTACTTGATGAAGTCGGCATTACGGTTAATAAAAATACGATTCCATACGAAACACTAAGCCCGTTTGTCACTAGCGGTGTCCGGATCGGAACGGCAGCTGTTACAAGCCGCGGCTTCGGTTTGGAAGATATGGACGAAATCGCATCCATCATCGCTTTCACATTGAAGAATCACGAAGACGAAGCGAAACTTGAAGAAGCCCGTGGACGCGTTGAAGCATTAACAAGCAAATTTACACTATATCCAGAATATTAA
- a CDS encoding S8 family serine peptidase, producing the protein MKKKRQKKTATYALASALVLSNLGFAGAVSAEGSTPQNDFEAKVKQLQDLAGKDLKEIDSKDIKATANLKASDKVRVIVELDGQTPVEYATEQGKLYKELSDSKKSSLAATLVKQQTSVKEKISANGVKLAYKKNFTTAFNGFSGDVEYGQIAKIEAVSGVKNVYIANEYNRPEETPDMKTSHNFIQSQKSWGDAHLKGEGMVVAVIDTGVDPSHRDFKITDASKDSLTKDKVNKAVSEAGLKGKFFTDKVPYGYNYYDENSTILDLGPGASMHGMHVAGTVAANGDEAKGGIKGVAPEAQVLGMKVFSNDPNYASTSSDVYLAAIDDSIKLGADVLNMSLGSTASFYDEKSAEDLAITRAVENGIVCAVSAGNSGHIAYGYGANPNPYASNPDIGVVGAPGLNADTIQVAAAGNESYLYQHGITVDGAEGFTATGFGIDDWMELAKSQTLELVSLGGKLGAPADYAGLDVKGKVVVMPRGELAFADKTKNAAAAGAAGIIVYNSDNPVFYENQGGWQIPFMKIQRAQGLALEEAIKAGHTTLHVAQTKKTDDPEMGRMTDFTSWGVTPSLDFKPEITAPGGKIYSTVNNDQYEVMSGTSMAAPHVAGGSALVQQYLKKDDRFKGLTAGERTHLAKLLLMNTSSKIVDLNGQPFSPRRQGAGMMQTFNAVSTPVLVVDKVSNEGKVALKDFQSKQFTMNFTAKNISTKEVTYTVNTDVLTDTIQQKTGKPDTNALIAGNMEGAVIDAPKTLKVPAGQAVDFSVKVDLTNAKIPGLDNAGKKIALDLKEDIFVEGFVTLTDVNNKVEPTLNIPYVGFYGKWDRPSILDGFKDLGETKFYNHGLNEMLFTRGASIYTQAPVPGKGYYAVSPNGDGLYDNAFPLPTFLRNAAEAQFNVLDKDGKLLRRVALEKDVRKSYFNSGNSGSSTYSLKSTRAWDGTVNSKKVEDGLYYYEIKSVADYKGAEYQSKKIPVYVDTTAPKVKAAYDNATSTVSWTTEENGVGVSNYAIYVDGKLVTDKVAANATSYKFDTALAAKTSVEVFAVDYASNVGGSKTAAGDNELPLVYMSAPSANATYRSLEVPVSGYATDDLGVDKVQVNGKDVALTYDEAKKQYKFSTTVKFEQDGKYKIPISVTDVAGKEFSISRIVYVDTTAGEIVVDAPEKVGYDVDTAKVKLTLKDNFNYLSLSVNGEPVFLQPYTSPVDIMTPANTPYEFDVALKHGENKVSVSLSDFGGNVTKKDIVIVRSETKDPDPVDPTPDPVDPTPAPVVKNGWKWENNTWFYYVKDVKKTGWLLDGTKWYYLNKDGSMKTGWVLDAGKWYYLNKSGAMQTGWVLDSGKWYFLNTSGAMQTGWVKTGGEWYHLSNSGAMDTGWKLIGGKWYYLNPTSGKMAYSTIVDGYKLGKDGAWIK; encoded by the coding sequence GTGAAGAAAAAGAGACAGAAAAAGACGGCTACATATGCGCTGGCGTCTGCATTAGTCCTATCCAATCTTGGATTCGCAGGGGCAGTTTCAGCAGAAGGCAGCACACCGCAAAATGATTTCGAAGCAAAGGTAAAACAGCTTCAAGACTTGGCTGGCAAGGATTTAAAGGAGATTGACTCCAAGGATATTAAAGCAACAGCGAACCTAAAGGCATCTGACAAGGTCCGTGTCATCGTGGAACTGGATGGACAAACTCCGGTTGAATATGCAACCGAGCAAGGGAAACTGTACAAAGAATTATCTGATAGCAAGAAGAGCTCGCTGGCAGCAACTCTAGTAAAACAGCAAACAAGCGTAAAAGAAAAGATTTCCGCCAATGGCGTGAAACTAGCATATAAAAAGAACTTCACCACTGCCTTTAACGGCTTCAGCGGTGATGTTGAGTATGGCCAGATCGCAAAAATTGAAGCAGTTTCAGGCGTAAAAAATGTCTATATTGCAAACGAATACAATCGTCCGGAAGAAACACCTGATATGAAGACAAGTCACAACTTCATTCAATCCCAGAAATCATGGGGCGATGCCCACCTTAAAGGTGAAGGCATGGTTGTTGCAGTGATCGATACGGGTGTTGACCCATCGCACCGCGACTTCAAGATCACGGATGCTTCAAAGGATTCATTAACGAAAGATAAAGTGAACAAAGCTGTAAGTGAAGCAGGGTTGAAAGGTAAATTTTTCACAGATAAAGTTCCTTATGGCTACAACTACTATGATGAAAACAGCACGATTCTTGACCTTGGACCAGGCGCTTCGATGCACGGTATGCACGTTGCCGGTACAGTAGCGGCGAACGGTGATGAGGCAAAAGGCGGAATTAAAGGGGTAGCTCCTGAAGCACAGGTGCTGGGCATGAAGGTATTCAGTAATGATCCAAACTATGCTTCCACTTCTTCCGATGTATACTTGGCGGCCATTGATGACTCCATCAAGCTTGGTGCAGATGTATTAAACATGAGCTTGGGCTCAACGGCTTCCTTCTATGATGAAAAAAGTGCTGAAGACTTAGCGATTACCCGTGCTGTGGAAAACGGCATTGTCTGCGCTGTTTCTGCCGGTAACTCCGGACATATCGCATACGGCTATGGAGCAAATCCAAATCCATATGCAAGCAACCCGGATATCGGGGTAGTTGGCGCCCCTGGATTAAATGCGGATACGATTCAAGTGGCTGCAGCTGGTAACGAAAGCTATCTGTATCAGCACGGCATCACAGTGGATGGTGCGGAAGGGTTCACTGCCACTGGATTTGGTATTGATGATTGGATGGAGCTGGCAAAATCGCAAACATTGGAGCTTGTGAGCCTCGGCGGCAAGCTTGGGGCACCGGCTGACTATGCGGGCCTTGATGTAAAAGGCAAGGTCGTTGTTATGCCGCGCGGGGAATTAGCGTTTGCTGATAAAACAAAGAACGCAGCAGCAGCAGGTGCAGCCGGCATCATCGTCTATAACAGTGACAATCCTGTATTCTACGAAAACCAAGGCGGCTGGCAAATTCCGTTCATGAAGATTCAACGCGCGCAAGGGTTAGCGCTTGAAGAAGCAATCAAAGCTGGTCATACGACACTTCACGTGGCCCAAACGAAGAAAACAGATGATCCTGAAATGGGCCGGATGACTGACTTCACTTCTTGGGGTGTGACGCCATCCTTAGATTTCAAACCGGAAATCACAGCTCCGGGTGGAAAAATTTATTCAACAGTAAATAACGATCAATACGAAGTCATGAGCGGTACATCAATGGCAGCTCCGCACGTAGCAGGCGGTTCCGCACTTGTACAGCAGTACTTGAAAAAGGATGACCGTTTCAAAGGCTTAACAGCCGGTGAGCGTACACATCTTGCGAAGCTTCTTTTAATGAATACGTCGAGCAAAATTGTTGATTTGAATGGCCAGCCATTCTCTCCACGCCGTCAAGGTGCAGGGATGATGCAGACGTTCAATGCGGTTTCCACACCTGTTTTAGTAGTGGATAAGGTATCAAACGAAGGCAAAGTGGCGTTAAAAGATTTCCAAAGCAAGCAATTTACCATGAACTTTACGGCTAAAAATATTTCAACGAAAGAAGTAACGTATACAGTAAATACAGACGTGTTAACAGACACCATTCAGCAAAAGACTGGCAAACCGGATACGAACGCGTTAATTGCCGGTAATATGGAAGGTGCAGTCATCGATGCGCCGAAAACACTGAAAGTGCCTGCGGGACAAGCTGTTGATTTTTCAGTAAAAGTTGATTTGACAAATGCGAAAATTCCTGGTCTCGACAATGCTGGCAAAAAGATTGCCCTTGACCTGAAGGAAGATATTTTCGTTGAAGGGTTCGTTACACTTACCGACGTGAACAACAAGGTAGAGCCAACGTTAAATATTCCGTATGTTGGATTCTACGGCAAATGGGATCGTCCAAGCATCCTGGATGGCTTTAAGGATTTAGGCGAAACGAAGTTCTACAACCATGGCCTGAACGAAATGCTGTTTACCAGAGGGGCATCAATCTACACACAAGCACCGGTTCCTGGAAAGGGATACTATGCGGTTTCGCCAAATGGCGATGGTCTGTATGATAATGCGTTCCCGCTGCCAACATTCTTGCGAAATGCAGCAGAAGCTCAATTTAACGTTCTTGATAAGGACGGAAAGCTGCTTCGCCGTGTGGCATTGGAAAAGGATGTACGGAAGAGTTACTTCAATTCCGGCAATTCCGGTTCTAGTACGTATTCATTAAAATCTACCCGTGCATGGGACGGTACGGTTAATTCTAAGAAGGTTGAAGACGGCTTGTACTACTACGAAATTAAATCTGTCGCAGATTACAAAGGTGCCGAATATCAATCGAAGAAAATTCCGGTATACGTGGATACAACGGCTCCAAAAGTGAAGGCAGCCTATGATAATGCCACTTCTACTGTCAGCTGGACAACAGAAGAAAATGGTGTAGGCGTAAGCAATTATGCGATCTATGTCGATGGGAAATTAGTAACCGATAAAGTGGCAGCTAATGCAACAAGCTATAAATTTGACACGGCGCTGGCTGCAAAAACATCTGTTGAAGTATTTGCGGTTGATTACGCTTCGAACGTGGGCGGTTCTAAAACGGCGGCTGGCGACAACGAGCTTCCACTTGTGTACATGAGCGCTCCATCTGCCAATGCAACATACAGAAGTCTTGAGGTACCGGTTTCAGGCTATGCAACCGATGACCTTGGCGTGGACAAAGTTCAAGTAAATGGCAAAGATGTTGCTCTTACGTATGATGAAGCGAAAAAGCAATACAAATTCTCGACAACTGTTAAGTTTGAACAAGACGGCAAGTACAAAATTCCAATTTCGGTAACAGACGTTGCTGGGAAGGAATTCAGTATTTCAAGAATTGTTTATGTCGACACAACAGCAGGTGAAATCGTTGTCGATGCGCCTGAAAAAGTGGGCTACGATGTGGATACGGCAAAAGTTAAATTAACATTGAAGGATAACTTTAACTATTTATCCTTATCCGTTAATGGCGAGCCAGTGTTCCTGCAGCCATACACAAGCCCAGTGGACATCATGACACCGGCAAATACTCCATATGAGTTTGATGTTGCCTTAAAGCATGGTGAAAACAAGGTAAGCGTAAGTCTTTCTGACTTTGGCGGCAATGTAACGAAGAAGGATATTGTGATTGTCCGTTCGGAAACAAAGGATCCGGATCCAGTTGATCCAACTCCAGATCCAGTGGATCCAACACCGGCTCCAGTCGTGAAAAATGGATGGAAATGGGAAAACAACACATGGTTCTACTATGTAAAAGATGTGAAAAAGACCGGCTGGCTTCTTGACGGCACGAAATGGTATTACCTGAATAAAGACGGTTCGATGAAGACTGGCTGGGTGCTTGATGCCGGCAAATGGTACTACTTGAATAAAAGCGGTGCAATGCAAACCGGCTGGGTGCTTGATAGTGGTAAATGGTACTTCCTGAACACTAGCGGTGCGATGCAAACGGGCTGGGTGAAGACTGGCGGCGAATGGTACCACTTAAGCAATAGCGGTGCGATGGATACCGGCTGGAAACTCATCGGCGGCAAATGGTATTACCTGAATCCAACATCTGGTAAAATGGCGTACAGCACAATTGTTGACGGCTATAAATTAGGTAAGGATGGAGCATGGATTAAATAA
- a CDS encoding NTP transferase domain-containing protein, with amino-acid sequence MDRFQLIEVLTQNPTISQRSLAEISHLSVGKVNYTLNQLADENMIIIKKEGRTYHYEVTEKGREFLKEELDQLHESKVILHNHERKVVKQAVILAAGAKTEFDTPVCLLPIKDTTLLERTISILENNGIEKIIIVTGYKKEAFDEMKSLKENKTIHFVENPKYLWTGSMASLAAASQLITDDFILVEDDILVEERAITELLNHENRDCLLITKESGSGDEALIELQNNYIYKISKDIHQLNRIDGEMTGITKFSYDMYKEMLQLFAKNKNPYVNYEYVLLDVSRIINVGFYKIPDLVWAEIDSYEHHFKVVDRFYPMLMRKEADFKERELKQVIATALEIPIDEITSIEALGGLTNRNFKVTIGSQEFAARIPGKGTEHYINRHDEKINSEITSRLGINPEVIYFNEHTGLKIVRFIPDAETLNSKTGTREDNLIQVAGIFNRLHTSGETFNARFNVFEKITEYETILADLNGEVFDGHEAVKQQVLELESYYKSLNVPLVPCHNDPLAENFVKSGEEKMFLIDWEFSGMNDPLWDVAAYIIEAELSPEEEKLFLLQYFNGMVTRENLQQLLLNKIFLDFLWTIWALMKETGGEDFGSYAYNRFTRAQANLQEYDRQYKRHEELGKI; translated from the coding sequence ATGGATCGATTTCAATTAATAGAGGTATTGACACAAAATCCAACCATCTCCCAAAGATCTTTGGCGGAAATTAGTCATCTTTCCGTGGGAAAAGTAAATTACACCCTCAATCAACTAGCAGATGAAAATATGATTATCATAAAAAAAGAAGGAAGAACCTATCATTATGAAGTAACCGAAAAGGGCAGGGAATTCTTAAAAGAGGAACTGGACCAACTTCATGAATCAAAAGTAATTCTTCATAACCATGAAAGAAAAGTAGTGAAGCAGGCTGTTATTCTCGCAGCTGGGGCAAAAACGGAATTTGATACTCCCGTTTGTTTGCTGCCAATCAAGGACACGACCCTTTTGGAAAGAACCATCAGCATCCTTGAAAACAATGGGATTGAAAAAATAATCATCGTTACCGGCTATAAAAAAGAGGCATTTGACGAGATGAAGTCTCTCAAGGAAAACAAGACCATTCATTTTGTAGAAAATCCTAAATACCTTTGGACCGGAAGCATGGCTTCTCTTGCGGCCGCGTCGCAACTAATCACCGATGATTTTATTCTGGTAGAGGATGATATTCTCGTAGAGGAAAGAGCGATCACTGAGTTGCTGAACCATGAGAACCGCGACTGCCTGCTGATAACAAAAGAAAGCGGCTCAGGCGATGAAGCCTTAATTGAACTTCAAAACAATTATATTTATAAAATCTCCAAGGATATTCATCAACTCAATCGAATTGACGGAGAAATGACAGGTATCACGAAATTTTCTTACGATATGTATAAGGAAATGCTGCAATTATTTGCGAAAAATAAAAACCCGTATGTAAATTACGAATATGTCCTCCTCGATGTATCCAGGATTATCAATGTTGGTTTTTATAAAATTCCTGACTTAGTGTGGGCGGAAATTGATAGCTATGAGCATCACTTTAAAGTAGTCGATAGGTTCTACCCGATGCTGATGAGGAAAGAAGCGGACTTTAAGGAACGTGAATTAAAGCAGGTAATCGCAACCGCCTTGGAGATACCGATCGATGAGATTACATCGATTGAAGCACTTGGCGGCCTGACGAACCGCAACTTTAAAGTCACTATCGGCAGTCAAGAATTCGCTGCAAGGATCCCGGGGAAAGGCACGGAACATTACATCAATCGTCACGATGAAAAAATCAACTCGGAAATCACCAGCCGGCTTGGGATTAATCCGGAGGTCATTTATTTTAATGAACATACCGGCCTGAAGATTGTTCGATTTATCCCGGATGCCGAAACGCTGAATTCGAAGACGGGGACAAGGGAAGATAATCTAATCCAGGTTGCCGGAATATTTAACCGTCTCCATACATCTGGTGAAACCTTCAATGCCAGGTTTAATGTGTTTGAAAAAATTACTGAATATGAAACGATTTTAGCGGATTTAAACGGGGAAGTGTTTGATGGCCACGAGGCTGTAAAACAGCAGGTTCTTGAGCTTGAGTCCTACTACAAATCGTTAAACGTACCGCTCGTTCCTTGCCATAATGATCCGCTGGCTGAAAACTTCGTCAAAAGCGGTGAAGAGAAAATGTTCCTGATTGACTGGGAATTTTCCGGCATGAACGACCCGCTATGGGATGTCGCCGCCTATATTATTGAGGCCGAATTGTCGCCGGAAGAGGAAAAGCTGTTCTTACTGCAGTACTTCAACGGAATGGTGACGCGTGAGAACCTGCAGCAGTTGTTACTAAATAAGATCTTCCTTGATTTCCTCTGGACGATCTGGGCGCTGATGAAGGAAACAGGCGGAGAAGATTTTGGCTCCTATGCGTACAATCGCTTCACTCGGGCCCAAGCCAATTTACAGGAATACGACAGACAGTATAAGAGGCATGAGGAACTTGGAAAAATTTAG